Sequence from the Pseudomonas sp. LS.1a genome:
ACGCGCAGGCATTCGCGCTCAATACCGTGCAGGCACTGCTTGAGCAGGGGGAGATTGGCGCCGAGCAGGCTCAGGCGGCGGTTGAGGAGGTCGCTCAAGATGTATTCCTTCACGCGTCAGTCGCCCCAATATGGGGGTAGAGATAACGGTCTACAAGGGTAGGAAGAAAGGAACTGGCGTTGTCGCCTGGTTAACGCGGATCCAGCAGTGCCAGCGCACTGCTGAAAATACCGCAGATACTGCTTGGTGAGCTAGAGAACCGCGAAGGTTCCTTGCGCTTTCGCCACCAGCTTGTCGCCCTGGACTACGTCGGCGTCGACTACCAGGGTGCGCCGCCCGGCATGCAGCACACGGGCGGTGCACAGCACCTCGCCGTCACTGACGGCGCGCATGTAGTTGATCTTGCACTCGATGGTGACGCTTTGCTGGTCAAAGCCATGGCTGGCCGAGCAGGCCAGGCCCATGGCGATGTCCACCAGGCTGAAGATCGCCCCGCCATGCAGCTTCTGGCCACGGTTGCGCAAGTGTGGCTCGAGCGCCAGGGCTACCTCGGCAACACCTGTTTCCAGGCGTTGCAGGCGGCAGCCGAGGAGCTGGCTGAAGGCGCTTTCGACGTATTCGCGTGGAACGTCCATCACTTCTTCTTCAGCTGCTTGGCGTTGGCGAACAGGGCGGCCATGGCGTTGTTGGCCGGGGCCGCAGTGGTGGTTTCGCGCTGGCGCGGCGCCTGCTGTTGGCGGTTGCCGCCATTGCCACGGTTACTACCGCGGTTGCCGTCGACCTTCTCGCCCGGGGTGTCACTCATGCGCATGGACAGGCCCACGCGCTTGCGCGGGATGTCCACTTCCATGACCTTGACCTTGACCACGTCGCCGGCCTTGACCGCTTCACGCGGGTCCTTGACGAACTTCTCCGACAGCGCCGAGATGTGCACCAGGCCGTCCTGGTGCACGCCGATGTCGACGAAGGCGCCGAAGTTGGTGACGTTGGTCACCACGCCTTCGAGGATCATGCCCGGCTCCAGGTCCTTGAGGTCTTCGACGCCGTCCTGGAAGGTGGCGGTCTTGAACTCGGGGCGTGGGTCGCGGCCAGGCTTGTCCAGTTCCTGCAGGATGTCGGTGACGGTCGGCAGGCCGAAGGTTTCGTCGGTGAATTTCTTCGGGTCCAGGCGCTTGAGGAAACTGCTGTCGCCGATCAGCGAGCGAATGTCGCGGTCGGTGTCGGCGGCAATGCGCTGCACCAGCGGGTAGGCCTCGGGGTGCACTGCGGAGGCGTCCAGCGGGTTGTCGCCGTTCATCACGCGCAGGAAGCCGGCGGCCTGTTCGAAGGTTTTCTCGCCCAGGCGGCTGACCTTTTTCAGCGCTGCACGGGTGGCGAACGGGCCGTTGGCATCGCGGTGGGCGACGATGTTCTGCGCCAGGGTGGCGTTAAGGCCGGAGATGCGCGTCAGCAGCGCCACCGAGGCGGTGTTGACATCCACACCCACGGCGTTCACGCAGTCCTCGACCACGGCGTCCAGGCCGCGCGCCAGTTTCAGCTGGGACACGTCGTGCTGGTATTGGCCGACACCGATGGATTTCGGGTCGATCTTCACCAGCTCGGCCAGCGGGTCCTGCAGGCGGCGGGCAATCGACACGGCGCCACGGATCGACACGTCCAGGTCCGGGAATTCGCGGGCAGCCAGTTCCGATGCGGAATACACCGAAGCGCCGGCCTCGGAGACCATGACCTTGGTGATCTTCAGAGCTGGGTACTTTTTAACCAGCTCTGCCACCAGCTTGTCGCTTTCGCGGCTGGCGGTGCCGTTGCCGATGGCGATCAGCTCCACCGAGTGCTTGGCGCACAGCGCGGCCATGATGGAAATGGTGCGGTCCCAGTCGTTCTTCGGCGCGTGCGGGTAGACCGTGGTGTGGTCCAGCAGCTTGCCGGTGGCATCTACCACGGCGATCTTGCAGCCGGTGCGCAGGCCCGGGTCGAAGCCCAGGGTGGCGCGCGGGCCGGCCGGGGCGGCCAGCAGCAGGTCGTGCAGGTTGTGGGCGAACACGTTGATCGCCTCGCCTTCGGCGTTGTCGCGCAGCTCGCCGAACAGGTCGGTTTCCAGGTGAGTGTACAGCTTGACCTTCCAGGTCCAGCGCACCACTTCGCCGAGCCACTTGTCGGCCGGGCGGTTGCGGTTCTCGATACCGACGTGGTTGCCGATCATCAGCTCGCACGGGTGCAGGGTGCCGGGCAGTTCTTCGCCGACTTTCAGCGAGGCGCTCAGCACGCCCTCGTTGCGCCCGCGGAAGATCGCCAGGGCACGGTGAGAGGGCGCATTGCGCAGCAGTTCGTCATGGGCGAAATAATCGCGGAACTTGGCGCCTTCTTCTTCCTTGCCGGGCACCACGCGGGCGCTGAGCACGGCTTCCTGCTTGAGGAAGCTGCGCAGCTTGTCGAGCAGGGCGGCGTCTTCGGCGAAGCGCTCCATGAGGATGTACTTGGCGCCTTCCAGCGCGGCCTTGACGTCGGCCACGCCTTTGTCGGCGTTGACGAAGCGTGCAGCTTCGCTTTCCGGGGCCAGGTCGGGGTTGTTGAACAGGCCGTCGGCCAGTTCGCCGAGGCCGGCTTCCAGGGCGATCTGGCCCTTGGTGCGGCGCTTCTGCTTGTACGGCAGGTACAGGTCTTCGAGGCGGGTCTTGGTGTCGGCCAGCTTGATCTCGCGGGCCAGTTCCGGGGTCAGCTTGCCCTGCTCCTCGATGCTGGCCAGGATGCTGGCGCGGCGCTCGTCGAGTTCGCGCAGGTAGCGCAGGCGCTCTTCCAGATGGCGCAGCTGGGTGTCGTCCAGGCTACCGGTCACTTCCTTGCGGTAGCGGGCGATGAAGGGCACGGTCGAGCCTTCGTCCAACAGGCCCACGGCCGCCTCGACCTGCTGGGGGCGTACGCCCAGTTCCTCGGCGATACGGCTGTTGATGCTGTCCATGTAAACCACCTGACATTTGTGAATACGGGGGTCGCCTGTGGGCCTGTCGCCCGGCGGCGCTGGATGAAAGCCGCGCATTATACCCATCGCAAACGGCTTGCGGTGATGGCGCCCGGCCAGCCGGAACTGGCGCCGGGGGAAAAATCTGCTAACAATGCTCACGCAACGTGCAGCAATGGCTACGCCATAATGCGCGGCGATATCAGAGGAGTTATTCATGACCGGCACGCCAAACACCGCTGAAGGTGACAAGATTCTCATCGTCGACGACGACCCGGGGCTGAGCAGCCTGCTGGAACGTTTCTTCACCAGCAAGGGCTACCGTGCCCGCGCGGTGCCCAACACCGAGCAGATGGACCGCCTGCTGCAGCGTGAAGTGTTCAACCTGGTGGTGCTCGACCTGATGCTGCCCGGCGAAGATGGCCTGTCGGCGTGCAAGCGCCTGCGCCAGCAGAACAACCAGATCCCGATCATCATGCTCACCGCCAAGGGCGACGAGCTCAGCCGTATCAAGGGCCTGGAACTGGGCGCCGACGACTACCTGGGCAAGCCGTTCAACCCGGACGAGCTGATGGCCCGGGTCAAGGCCGTGCTGCGCCGTCAGGCACCGAGCGTGCCGGGTGCGCCTGGTAGCGAAGACGAGTCGGTCACCTTCGGCGACTACGAGCTGTCGCTGGCCACCCGTGAACTCAAGCGTGGCGACGAAGTGCACATGCTCACCACCGGCGAGTTCGCTGTGCTCAAGGCACTGGTGATGCACGCACGCGAGCCGCTGACCCGCGACAAGCTGATGAACCTGGCCCGTGGCCGCGAGTGGGATGCGCTGGAACGCTCCATCGACGTGCAGATCTCGCGTCTGCGCCGCATGATCGAACCGGACCCGTCCAAGCCGCGTTATATCCAGACTGTCTGGGGCGTGGGCTACGTGTTCGTGCCGGACGGAAACGCCGGTAAATGATGCCGCGCAGTCGATGAAGACACCGCTCTGGTTTCCGCAAAGTTTCTTCGCCCGCACCCTGTGGCTGGTGTTGATCGTCGTCCTGTTCTCCAAGGCCTTGACCCTGGTCTACCTGTTGATGAACGAGGACGTGCTGGTCGACCGTCAGTACAGCCACGGTGTGGCGCTGACCTTGCGCGCCTATTGGGCGGCCGACGAAGAAAACCGCGACAAGATCGCCGAAGCGGCTGGCCTTATCCGGGTCACCGGCTCGGGGGTGCCCGAGGGTGAGCAGCACTGGCCCTACAGCGAAATCTACCAACGGCAGATGCAGGCCGAGCTGGGCGAAGACACCGAGGTACGGCTGCGCATTCATGCGCCGCCGGCGTTGTGGGTCAATGCGCCAAGCCTGGGCCCGGGCTGGTTGAAGGTACCGCTGTACCCGCACCCGCTGCGTGGTCAGAAAATCTGGAACGTGCTGGGTTGGTTCCTGGCCATCGGCCTGTTGTCTACCGCCTCGGCCTGGATCTTCGTGCGCCAGCTGAACCAGCCGCTCAAGCGCCTGGTGTTCGCCGCCCGCCAGCTGGGCCAGGGGCGCAGCGTGCGCCTGCCGATCAGCGACACGCCCAGCGAGATGACCGAGGTGTACAAGGCCTTCAACCAGATGGCCGAGGATGTCGAGCAGGCCGGGCGTGAGCGTGAGCTGATGCTGGCCGGGGTTTCCCATGACCTGCGTACACCGCTGACGCGCCTGCGCCTGTCGCTGTCGTTGCTGAACAGCGACAGTGAACTGAGTGACGACATGGTCCGTGATATCGAGGACATGGACGCGATCCTCGACCAGTTCCTGGCCTTTATCCGCGATGGCCGAGACGAGCCGGTGGAGGAGGTGGACCTGGCCGACCTGGTGCGCGAGGTGGTGGCGCCGTACAACCAGCCGGAAGAACGGGTGCGGCTGTGCCTGGAGCCGATTCCACCGTTCCCGCTGCGCCGGGTTTCGCTCAAGCGCATGCTGGGCAACCTGATCGGCAACGCCCTGCACCACGCCGGCAAGGGGGTCGAGGTGGCCGCCTATGTGTCGGGCGACGAGAGTGCGCCGTATGTGGTGCTGAGCGTGCTGGACCGCGGGACGGGGATCGACGAGTCGGAGCTGGAGACCATCTTCAATCCGTTCATTCGTGGCGACCGGGCGCGCGGCGGCAAGGGCACCGGGCTGGGGCTGGCGATCGTCAAGCGGATCGCGGCGCAGCATGGCGGGAATGTGGAACTGCGCAATCGCTCTGGTGGCGGGATCGAGGCGCGGGTACGGTTGCCTTTGGGGTTGTTGCTGCCGCGTAATGCCGTGTGATTGCCAGGGCCGCTTTGCGGCCCTTTCGCGACACAAGGCCGCTCCTACGGAGGATCGCGTAACCCTGTAGGAGCGGCCTTGTGTCGCGATGGGCTGCGCAGCAGCCCCAAAATCTCAGCCCTTACCCTTGGTCCGGGTCTGATTAGGCCCACCGTTCTTCTCCAGGTGCTCGATGATCATGCCGGCCACGTTCTTGCCGGTGGTCACTTCGATACCTTCCAGCCCCGGCGACGAGTTCACCTCCATCACCAATGGCCCATGGTTGGAGCGCAGGATATCCACACCCGCCACACTCAAGCCCATCACCTTGGCCGCGCGAATGGCGGTCATGCGTTCTTCCGGGGTGATCTTGATCAGGCTGGCCACCCCGCCGCGGTGCAAATTGGAACGGAATTCCCCCGGCTTGGCCTGGCGCTTCATCGACGCGATGACTTTGTCGCCGACCACGAAGCAGCGGATGTCCGCGCCACCCGCTTCCTTGATGTATTCCTGCACCATGATGTTCTGCTTCAGCCCCATGAACGCCTCGATCACCGATTCGGCGGCCTTGGTGGTTTCGCACAGCACCACGCCGATGCCCTGGGTGCCCTCCAGCACCTTGATCACCAGCGGGGCACCGTTGACCATCTGGATCAGGTCGGGGATGTCGTCCGGCGAGTGGGCGAAACCGGTAATCGGCAGGCCGATGCCGCGCCGCGACAGCAGTTGCAGCGAACGCAGCTTGTCGCGGGAGCGGGCAATCGCTACCGACTCGTTGAGCGGATACACGCCCATCATCTCGAACTGGCGCAGCACCGCGCAGCCATAGAAGGTCACCGAGGCACCAATGCGCGGGATCACCGCGTCGAAGCCTTCCAGCGGCTTGCCGCGGTAGTGGATCTGCGGCTTGTGGCTGGCAATGTTCATGTAGGCCCGCAGGGTATCGATCACCACCATTTCGTGGCCCCGCTGGGTACCGGCTTCGACCAGGCGGCGGGTGGAATACAGACGCGGATTGCGCGACAGCACAGCGATCTTCATGCAGCACCTGTGACAGGGGAAAGGGTGGCCGGGAAGGCCGGTTTGTCTTGGACGTACTTCAGGCCAGGGTTGACCACCAGCTGGCCATGGATCAGGGCCTTGGAGCCCAGCAACAGGCGGTAACGCATGTTCTTGCGGCAGGCCAGGGTGAACTCCACCTCCCACACACCATCGCCCAGGGCCAGTGACGTGCGGATGACATAGCGGGTCTGGGCCTGGCCGTTGGAGCTCTTGATGGTTTTCATGGTCACCAGCGGTGCCTCGCAGCGGCGGTGGCGCAACTGCACCACCGAGCCCAGGTGTGCGGTGAAGCGGACCCAGGGTTGGCCGTCGCGCTCGAACGGTTCCACCTCGGTGGCATGCAGGCTGGAGGTGCTGGCGCCGGTGTCGATCTTGGCGCGCAGCCCGGCCACGCCAAGGTCGGGCAGGGCGACCCACTCGCGCAGGCCGATCACAGTCAAATGGTCAAATGTCTTCACGAAACGCACCCTGCGGATGAGGTGTTGAACTGTAAGCACGGCGGGGATTTTTTGCATCCGATCGTTACGGTAGTACAGTTCGATGAAACACAGCGTTCGAGGTAACGGGATGGCACAAAAAGCCGAAGACGACGACAAGGTTCGCCTGGACAAATGGCTGTGGGCGGCACGTTTCTACAAGACCCGCGCGCTGGCCAAGGCGGCGATCGAGAGCGGCAAGGTGCATTGCCGGGGCGAGCGCTGCAAGCCGGGCAAGGAACCGCGGGTGGGTGACGAGTTCGTGCTGCGTACCGGGTTCGATGAACGTACCGTGGTGGTGAAGGCGCTGTCGGTGGTGCGCCGAGGGGCGCCAGAGGCGCAGACGTTGTACGAAGAGACCGAGGACAGCGTGCGTCGGCGTGAGCAGGCGGCAGAAATGCGCAAGGCCGGGGCGATGGGTGTGACCACCGATGGGCGGCCGACCAAGAAGCAGCGGCGGCAGATTCACCAGTTGCATGGCAGCTTCGAATAGCCGTGGGCCGCGTTGCGGCCCTTTCGCGACACAAGGCCGCTCCTACAGGAAATCGCGTTCCGCTGTAGGAGCGGCCTTGTGTCGCGATGGGCTACGCAGTAGCCCCAAGGATCTAGCGGGTCACCGCCAAGCGCCCGACCAACGGTAACTTGGCCGCGATCGCGAACAACGGCGCTGTCCAGCGCATCAGCACCGCACTACCCTTGGCCGCCAGCGGTGTGTAGCAGCTCCAGCCCAACGCCAGCACTGCCATCAGCAGCCCGCCGATATAGTCATCCTGCCCCCAGTGGGCACCTGCCACCAGGCGCGGCAACATGAACAGTACCGCCAGCCCCCAGACCACCAGGTACTGCATCAGGCGGCGGCTGAACACGCTCATGAACAGCGCCCAGACCAACAGCACCGAGGCATGGTCCCCCGGGAAACTCTTGCTGGAACGGTCCTTGAGCTCCCAGGCCGCCTCCAGGTTCGGGTAGTAGTCGCTGAGGTGCACCACCTCGTCGAACATCATCGAAGGGCTCTTGTGCTGCCAGCCGGCTGCATCCACCCACTTGGAAAACAGCGCGCGAATCACCACTAAGAGGGTTAGCGTGACCAGAAAGCCGAAAAAGGCCTGGCGAACCTGGGTTGCCTTGAACACCCAGTCGCCACGGATAAGCACTGCCAGAAGGATCAGGCCGACGACGATGTCGAACGGGCGCAGGCTGCCGATGGTCCAGATGTAGCGCCATGTGGTGTTGTCGGCTAGCGGCGCATTCAGGCTGTGGAACAGCCACTCGTCGAAAGTCAGGCACAGGATCTGGCCAATGGGCCATAACCAGAAAGACAGTAGAGCGATGGGAAGCAGCGTACAGGCTGCCAATGGCCCCCAGGACCACCTTGCTTGGAACAGTGGTCGATTGTCCATAAAATACCTCTATTGCAAACAGGAATCGGAGCGCCTTGTGAGCGCTCTGTCACGGGGTTCTCGCAAGTTTTCGACAACCCTTGTAACCATTTTGTCATCA
This genomic interval carries:
- a CDS encoding PaaI family thioesterase, which encodes MDVPREYVESAFSQLLGCRLQRLETGVAEVALALEPHLRNRGQKLHGGAIFSLVDIAMGLACSASHGFDQQSVTIECKINYMRAVSDGEVLCTARVLHAGRRTLVVDADVVQGDKLVAKAQGTFAVL
- a CDS encoding Tex family protein — its product is MDSINSRIAEELGVRPQQVEAAVGLLDEGSTVPFIARYRKEVTGSLDDTQLRHLEERLRYLRELDERRASILASIEEQGKLTPELAREIKLADTKTRLEDLYLPYKQKRRTKGQIALEAGLGELADGLFNNPDLAPESEAARFVNADKGVADVKAALEGAKYILMERFAEDAALLDKLRSFLKQEAVLSARVVPGKEEEGAKFRDYFAHDELLRNAPSHRALAIFRGRNEGVLSASLKVGEELPGTLHPCELMIGNHVGIENRNRPADKWLGEVVRWTWKVKLYTHLETDLFGELRDNAEGEAINVFAHNLHDLLLAAPAGPRATLGFDPGLRTGCKIAVVDATGKLLDHTTVYPHAPKNDWDRTISIMAALCAKHSVELIAIGNGTASRESDKLVAELVKKYPALKITKVMVSEAGASVYSASELAAREFPDLDVSIRGAVSIARRLQDPLAELVKIDPKSIGVGQYQHDVSQLKLARGLDAVVEDCVNAVGVDVNTASVALLTRISGLNATLAQNIVAHRDANGPFATRAALKKVSRLGEKTFEQAAGFLRVMNGDNPLDASAVHPEAYPLVQRIAADTDRDIRSLIGDSSFLKRLDPKKFTDETFGLPTVTDILQELDKPGRDPRPEFKTATFQDGVEDLKDLEPGMILEGVVTNVTNFGAFVDIGVHQDGLVHISALSEKFVKDPREAVKAGDVVKVKVMEVDIPRKRVGLSMRMSDTPGEKVDGNRGSNRGNGGNRQQQAPRQRETTTAAPANNAMAALFANAKQLKKK
- the ompR gene encoding osmolarity response regulator transcription factor OmpR, yielding MTGTPNTAEGDKILIVDDDPGLSSLLERFFTSKGYRARAVPNTEQMDRLLQREVFNLVVLDLMLPGEDGLSACKRLRQQNNQIPIIMLTAKGDELSRIKGLELGADDYLGKPFNPDELMARVKAVLRRQAPSVPGAPGSEDESVTFGDYELSLATRELKRGDEVHMLTTGEFAVLKALVMHAREPLTRDKLMNLARGREWDALERSIDVQISRLRRMIEPDPSKPRYIQTVWGVGYVFVPDGNAGK
- a CDS encoding ATP-binding protein: MKTPLWFPQSFFARTLWLVLIVVLFSKALTLVYLLMNEDVLVDRQYSHGVALTLRAYWAADEENRDKIAEAAGLIRVTGSGVPEGEQHWPYSEIYQRQMQAELGEDTEVRLRIHAPPALWVNAPSLGPGWLKVPLYPHPLRGQKIWNVLGWFLAIGLLSTASAWIFVRQLNQPLKRLVFAARQLGQGRSVRLPISDTPSEMTEVYKAFNQMAEDVEQAGRERELMLAGVSHDLRTPLTRLRLSLSLLNSDSELSDDMVRDIEDMDAILDQFLAFIRDGRDEPVEEVDLADLVREVVAPYNQPEERVRLCLEPIPPFPLRRVSLKRMLGNLIGNALHHAGKGVEVAAYVSGDESAPYVVLSVLDRGTGIDESELETIFNPFIRGDRARGGKGTGLGLAIVKRIAAQHGGNVELRNRSGGGIEARVRLPLGLLLPRNAV
- the rimK gene encoding 30S ribosomal protein S6--L-glutamate ligase produces the protein MKIAVLSRNPRLYSTRRLVEAGTQRGHEMVVIDTLRAYMNIASHKPQIHYRGKPLEGFDAVIPRIGASVTFYGCAVLRQFEMMGVYPLNESVAIARSRDKLRSLQLLSRRGIGLPITGFAHSPDDIPDLIQMVNGAPLVIKVLEGTQGIGVVLCETTKAAESVIEAFMGLKQNIMVQEYIKEAGGADIRCFVVGDKVIASMKRQAKPGEFRSNLHRGGVASLIKITPEERMTAIRAAKVMGLSVAGVDILRSNHGPLVMEVNSSPGLEGIEVTTGKNVAGMIIEHLEKNGGPNQTRTKGKG
- the rimB gene encoding retropepsin-like aspartic endopeptidase RimB, translating into MKTFDHLTVIGLREWVALPDLGVAGLRAKIDTGASTSSLHATEVEPFERDGQPWVRFTAHLGSVVQLRHRRCEAPLVTMKTIKSSNGQAQTRYVIRTSLALGDGVWEVEFTLACRKNMRYRLLLGSKALIHGQLVVNPGLKYVQDKPAFPATLSPVTGAA
- a CDS encoding RNA-binding S4 domain-containing protein, which codes for MAQKAEDDDKVRLDKWLWAARFYKTRALAKAAIESGKVHCRGERCKPGKEPRVGDEFVLRTGFDERTVVVKALSVVRRGAPEAQTLYEETEDSVRRREQAAEMRKAGAMGVTTDGRPTKKQRRQIHQLHGSFE
- a CDS encoding phosphatase PAP2 family protein, which codes for MDNRPLFQARWSWGPLAACTLLPIALLSFWLWPIGQILCLTFDEWLFHSLNAPLADNTTWRYIWTIGSLRPFDIVVGLILLAVLIRGDWVFKATQVRQAFFGFLVTLTLLVVIRALFSKWVDAAGWQHKSPSMMFDEVVHLSDYYPNLEAAWELKDRSSKSFPGDHASVLLVWALFMSVFSRRLMQYLVVWGLAVLFMLPRLVAGAHWGQDDYIGGLLMAVLALGWSCYTPLAAKGSAVLMRWTAPLFAIAAKLPLVGRLAVTR